In the genome of Rosa rugosa unplaced genomic scaffold, drRosRugo1.1 SCAFFOLD_211, whole genome shotgun sequence, one region contains:
- the LOC133724209 gene encoding uncharacterized protein LOC133724209, producing MDCDDDNQLIHGAPLGDDNLRVSIYEAVEEKAKVPFLIKVEIETVKQAMGSWVAWPKELIIRSLVKKPIKDNAEEKRKKKETADEDSEVQFSLALMAPTLPESLKMLC from the exons ATGGACTGTGATGATGACAATCAGCTTATTCATGGTGCTCCACTTGGGGATGATAATCTGCGTGTTTCTATCTATGAGGCGGTTGAGGAGAAAGCAAAGGTCCCATTTCTGATTAAAGTTGAAATCGAAACTGTTAAGCAGGCTATGGGGAGTTGGGTAGCATGGCCTAAAGAGCTAATCATAAGGTCACTTGTGAAG AAACCTATCAAGGATAATGCTgaggagaaaaggaaaaagaaagagacaGCGGATGAAGACTCAGAGGTACAATTTAGCTTGGCGTTAATGGCACCTACATTACCAGAATCATTGAAGATGCTATGTTAG